The genomic stretch CTCGCTAGCTACGTTAATATCGTTGGTAACTACCGTCAGATTGGAATGATTCACAAGATTTCGAGCGATATGAAGAGTAGTCGTTCCAGAGTCGATAATAATATGGTCGCCATCCTGTACTAGACTCGCGGCCATCCGGCCAATTCTCATCTTTTCATCGGTGCTTTGTTGCGATCTTTCATTAAACGTAGGCTCGCCATTGGTCCATTCCTCCATCACGACTCCGCCATGCGTCCTCCTGAGCACACCTTCTTGTTCAATTTCAGAGAGATCTCTGCGTATCGTCGCTTCATGAACTTTAAATTCTTTGGAGAGTGTGCTCACTGTTGCCGTATTATGTTTTCTCACATATTCCAAAATCCGGTGCTTGCGCTCAGCAGCTAGCAATGAGCTAACCTCCTCTACCATTCATTACTTGTATTCCAAGCATGCAGCAGTGTATATCGTTCAGGACGAATGAGATGAGCTCCCTGCAGGCTTCTCATGAACAAATCCTCAGACACGCCGAGCTCATTCATTCCAGTCGGCCCGCCTACCATGGATAGCAGTGATGTAAGCTCCGCCTCCGTTGGTATTTGTTCGATTCGTGTTATGATTTCATGCCAATTTCGAGTAATACTTTCTCTTACTTTAGCTCGTTTACCGAACTGCTCCTCTTTCAATTGGCGGTAAAGCTTGGAGATTTGGATACATGCAACACCAACCTTGGCACCATGAAGCAGCTGTTTTTTCCCAAGCTCGATATATTCCATCTCCCAAAAGTGGGATAGATGATGCTCGGCCCCAGAGGCTGGATGTGATTTGCCAAAGATAAGCATAGCTACACCCGATTCGATTAGAGCGCTAGTTAATGATGCGATTCCTTCTTCATCTCTCTTGGCAATAAGCGAGACGTGCTGCACGCATCTATTCAGAGCTTGCTGCGTAATACTCTCTGATTTTTGGAGAAATGGCTCGTTATTCGTCAGGCTTCCGAATCTCCAATCAAATAGAGAGGTGTATTTGCCGATCATATCGCCAAACCCCGCTGCAACCATGGGCTGTGGAGCTCTTGTCAACACATCCAGATCGGCAAAAATAGCATTTGGCCCGATCGATATGATCGTTTTTTTGTAGCCTCGAATAATGATGGGAGCCCCCTTCGAGTTAAAGCCGTCCACGGAAGGAGCCGTTGGCACGGAGAGAAAAGGCAGTGACGACGTATACGCTGCATAACGAACAATATCATGCAAGGTTCCACCGCCAACCGCAATTACGATTTGAGGTCGATGCTGTTGAATATCCAGTAGAAGCTGTACAATCGACGCTTCATCCGCAATGACATCTCCAATCGCATTTGGCGTTATGAAGGTTGTATTTATTTGAATGAACCCTTTCTCAAGCAGCGCCTCCACTCTTTTTCCAGCAGCCTCATAGGTGTGTGCATCGACAACGACTTGAACACGTTCATATTGCTTGTCTTCTAAATATTGAGGCAGCTTCGTTAGTGCACCCGCTTCAATTAGAATGGTATCTATCCCGATATTCTGTTTAACCTTTGGCTCCATCTGTTCAATCATCTGCATGATGACCTGTCCGTAATGCATTGCATTTCCTCCAAGCTAACGATTTTTCTAACCATGTACTCGATTTATTGTGAAAATGTTTATTTATGTTCGATAATCGCCTACCTCATACTCGTTTATGTTTAAACCAATCTTATTCCTGCATTGTTATCTAATTGTCATCCCCATATTAATAAATTGTGTAGGCTATGAATAAATATCAACTCTCCTTTATTCATAAGAGTTTCCGGCTGCTACAATACAAATATTTCTGTTTTATTGTGCTCCGTCACTTTCATTTCGTGCTTTATCATATAAACAAAACCAAGCATCATTAGGTCTTGCAGAAGATTCTGTAATAAGAGAAATCCTCGCACAAAATCACCCCTGATTTTCATTTGCAGCGCCTTTATCTTACTCTATGGACATATTTTCATATCTCATCAATTCAGTTAAAACATCTGTGTGCAACTGGATACAGTATTACACCAGTACCCAAGTTTCATTTTGACTAACGGGCTTGCTTCGCCACAGTATGGTGTTCATTAAACGAAAGTTAGCTGTGCGTGGGTATCCGGATTTTTCCACTAAGGTATAAGTACTCATAGAGCGGTAACCCAGTTCACGCGCGATACGCCTATAGCAGCTGTATAAAGTTTACTGCAAGCGTGTTTGAACGCTCTACGTACACACAAACGAATAACCTCTAGAAGTAGACCGTTATCACGGTGTCGTATCAAATTTGGTATACTCCTGATAAAACTGCGTCATATAACGGTTTACCTCTCGTCGACTCAAAGCAGAGTCCCAAAGCACCTCAAACCCTTCGTCCTGCAAGTCCCATCGAATTGAGTCCATATTCCCTAGCTCATCCTCGTGAAGCACGATATTTTTGCGCATCGATTCATGAACGAATATTCAGTAATAAATGCCTGGTACTTCTAACTCTTCTTTCCCTGCAGAGAGGATAGCCTCTCTCTGCAATGTATTTCCCCCTCTTTTTAGACATAAAAAAATGGAGACCCAAAAATAGATACACATGTCCGCGTATCTTTATGGTCTCCATAGTTCTGAACCTATGTATATAAGCTAATTATTCAGCGTTTCCCCTTCCCTGCTCGGATCATAACGGCAAGGAAAATTTCATCTGTTTAGTTGACGTTAGTTTGGAACAGGTCCTTATAATAAACCGTCTTATAATAACGGGGAAGCGCATGCTCAGATAACTAGGTACTTTTAGAGGTATATGTTTTATTTTGATTGCTTAATTCCATTCTGATATCCTGTACATCTTCCGATAGTTTCTCGTATTGTTTAACAAGCCCTTCAAACTGCATGGCGATGTCAGAAATAAAGTCCAAGACCTTTCTTTCTCTTTCGATGCTTTCTTGCTCTCTTCGCTTGCTTTCTTTTAGTTGGTAATAATAAAGGGAGATGAATAAAATAGCCCATATTCCTTGCTTTGTTACAATTTCGAAAATTTGCTGCTCCATGAAATACCCTCCTTATAGGATTCGACTATTCAGATATTCACTAAATTTAATCTTCGTGCGTTGCACAAGTTTTCTTACTTTTGAGTTGTATGAACTCTCTCCCATTAATAAAGCAATCTCTTTTAACGGATGGCCGTTGTCTAAAAGCTCTACAATCAAAGCATATCTTTTGTTTAGCTTTGAAAACTCCATGATCAAAGTCCTCGATTGCTCACTTTCCATATAAGAATCTTCCGCTGATGGAGTTGGAACAATGTCGAGTAACGTAAACCTCGTCTCATCAGAGTCGTCATTTCCAGCAGGTTGATCCAAGGAGAAAGTAAGGAGCCTTGCCTTCTCATATTTGCGATCCGACTGATTGTTGCCTCGAGTCTCATAACACCGCCACACATCAGCCTCTCGTAATTTTAAGTATGAATGATATCGTGGCAAAAAATTTCCAAGCTTATTGTCGTAACCTTTCGTGGCCTGAAATAATCCTTGACTAAAAAATGAAACGAAGTCTTCAAGCGGTATATTCAGTCCTGTTCGTTGTGCACGTTGACAAGAACTTCTCGCTCTATTAATAATGAGTGATTTTAATTCCAGAAACAATTGACTAAATGCCCACTGGTCTTCGGTCTGGGCAAAGTGATATGCAAGGTCATTGACAAGACAATTATTGATATTTTTATTTATTTTGTGAGCATCTCTCCGATATTTGGTTATACCTATATATGTCGTACGGGAACACTTGTTCGTTACTCATATCCAAAATTATCATCTTTTGGAAATGCGGTCAATAGAAAAAACCGTGGTCTGTATCACCAGATCACGGTTTGAATAAAAATATTAGTTTTCAATTTATGTTTAAGAAGTAATCAAATCCGCTAGATATCTGAAGAAAATACTTTGTTTCACCTGATACCTGGTTAACTTGAGGAATTGTCGATTCAAGAGAGTAGGTAGAAATGGTTCTGATACGATCAGCATTATCTCGATAGTAGAACCCTGTGGAGTTCATGACTTTTTCGCTATTATTCTCAAAATAAATCTCTAATTCTACACCATTTCGCTTTCCTTTAGGGTAAGGGAAAGATTCAATAGGCTTATAATAAGAAAGGATTTCTTCCTTTGTAAGGGTAGACCTTAATTCCATGATCGCTATTACATTCCAGTATCCCCCGCTTCCTCCTCCATCAACAAAATTCTTGCCATTGAACTGATGGTTTGCGATAAGCGAAGTCTCAGACGGCAGGGGATAATCAAAAAGGTGTTCTGCAAATTGCTCTGAGACCCTTTCTTTGCTTGTACCCAAATGGAGCGTCAAAACAACTATAATTAAGGCTATGGCCGTAATTGATCCAATCCATACAAACCTTTTCATAGGAGTGCCCCTTCCCTTTAAATGTATTCCTTTTTATAAACGTATGTTCAATGGATAAAGTTTCTTTCTTCAAAGAAAACCGCCTAGCGGATGCTTAGGCGGCTTTAAGATATTCATGTTATTGTTCACGAATCAGTTTATTGAAATGTTCAAAAGCCAAGTAGTACTCATATGTTTCATCACCGTACACAGCAGCTTCATCCCCTGTACCATTATAACGAGCTAGTACTTTTTTAATGTTAGTAGCATCGTACTCATAAAATATTTGATCCAATGAAACTTGATTTGCTGCTCTAATGATAACGAGGGCACATGTGCTAATATTATAATCTTGGTCCGTATTTAACAGGTTCCAAACATGCCACTGGTCCTTCCAATCAGTAGCATCGTACAATTGTCCTGAAATAATCCCATTCTGTACAGCGTAGTTATTTGAATCAATTGCCGTACTCGCAAAAATTTGTCCGTGGCCTGTACTGCAGTCATCCCGGGCACCAATGGGAAAAGTTGGGGCTGGCGTGATTAATTTAAGTGCTAAAGGCAAGTTTTCCCAAGACTCTAAACTCAGTTTATAGCTGTAATAGGACACAACCAATGAGTCTACCACAGTGTCTTCTGCTCCTTCGAAGCATAATTCACGATAAAGAACCGCTTGGATCATCGCTTTACGGATGCTGTACGTTTGACTGAGTTGAGTAATCAAGGTATCATACTCAAATAATTTAGCAACGGCATTTTCTCTAGAGCGTACTGCTTTCGCTTTTTGAATAGTCCCCATGTGTGAATCTGCCAGATCAACCAACTGGGTTTCTAACGTTGTACTATATTGAACTTTAAAGAGTTCGTCATCCAGAGTAGTAAGATCTATAGGAGGGACAACGAAGGAGACGCCAGGATTTTTACCCGATTGAATATTGTTGTCTATCTCAATTAGACCATCCCCGCTACCGATTGTGATCGTTGAAATTTGATCGAATGCCCAATCCTTTGGGAGTGGGTAACCCAAATTCCCACTAAACCCAGTAGACATATTACATACAAAGCTGCTGAATGAATAGCCTGCAGATGCAACACGGCTACAAACGTTTCTTGGTCCATAAATACCTACCCGATATCTGCCACCTAGAGCGTTCATTTTATTGTACAGGGCTCTAAAGTACGGGATGATGTTCGATGTTACCTCTCCGTCCAAAGCATCAAAATCGACGGCAAAGTAAATCAAGCTCCCTGATGGGAAGCCATAGCTATTAGCTGCAATTAAAGCCCCTTTAGCATCTTTTGCGCCTTGTGTAGGGTTAAAGTAATTTAGATTATTACCGGACGATTGATAAATCGGATACACCTTCATCCCTGCTCCGAAAATGGTATCTAGTTCGCCAGGTTTGATTTTTTTCCAATCGCCAATAATATAACGCCCTACAGTTGTGTAACCATTGCTGGCTAACGTCTGTGCTCGTGCAGAGGTAATCGTGGTCACACAGTCAAGTGCAGTACCCTTCCTTGTTTTATCGCCTGTACTCACGAGTAAGGAGGCCCAAGTTTACTTACCAACACTACCATCAACAGTGAGCATACAAAACGGTTAAACCCCCTTATAGTAGACACTGCACCCCTTATTCAATAGATTGTATAGAATTGCTCGATATCTCTGCAAATCACGGTGATTTTGGGATTCACACCTTTATTGCTTTTGGCTTCACGATGCCTTGCGCGACAGCTTCCATATATTCGTATGGCGACATGTCATAGATGCTACCATGAATACGGTTGTGATTGTAATTATAGATAAAGCGACTCACGACATCATATGCGTGTTGATAACTTTCAAATTCGTGACGCCGATAGCACTCCAACTCTAGAATGGCATGGTAGGACTCGATATGGGCGTTCTTGTTAGGTGTCTTTGGCGGTATACGCTCATGAGTAATCCCAAACTGTTCACAGGCCTCTGCAAACCGATGACTGATGAATTGCGGACCATTGTCAGACCGAATGACAGGCTTATCCACTTTGTCAAAGAGCTGGCGCTTCATCAGTGCCTCCTGCGTGATTTGAACCAAATCCTTTGCCTCACAGGACAGTCCATGGTGATACGTGACAATAGCCCGATCAAACACGTCTATGATGCTCAGCAGGAAGAAAAAGCGCTGCTCACCCTCAACCCAACCATACTTAATATCCGTTTCCCACAGCTGATTAGAGCCCGTGATGAGCCGATTATTTGCAAGTATTTTGGGGTACTTGACCTTTAGTTTTCGCTGTGGACGCAGCACCTTCATTTCCTTGCACAAGCGGTATACTTTTTTCTTGTTAATCACCAAATGGTGATCGCGCCGAAGGATTTTCGTTAATTTTCGGTATCCATAGTTGGATGTGTACTCGTCAGCTAGCAGTTCCATGATCCGTTCACAGATCTGCTCGTCACTTATTAGCTTGCCATCTGTTGTATAGGAGTAACCAGGTGCGGGGCGACCGCTTCTGTGGATCGTTTTAGATTCTTGTTTGCCTTTATTCACATGTGCATAGTACGTTGAACGCTCCACTTCCAGGATGCGCAGCACGCGAGAGGTGGGGTGCCCTAGTTCAATGTACTTTTGGGCTATGGCTATTTTATCCGCAAGTGCGGGTTCGTTTTTTTTAGTAGGTCTTTGAGAATATCCCTCTCCAAGGCTTGCTCAGCAAAGAGCTTCTTTAACTTTTCATTTTCTTTCTCCAGCTGTGCATAATCTTCTGCAGTAGGCACAAACTTTGCTTGCTTGATGGTCCCCCCATCCAGTTGATCGAGATCCTTTCGGTCCAACTCTCTGGCCCATCGGAGCACCATCTTGGGATCCAGCTCATGCTGTCTTGCTACAGCGGTCATGTTTCCAATTTCTTTCCCCTTGGCAACCACTGTCTTCTTAAAATGTAGGTCAAACTGTTTTTTCTTCATTTCGTTCCCCTCCGCCTCAATATTATTGTATCTGAGTAAGGGGTGTACTGTCCAAGTCTCCTAGGGGGCTAAATAGAAAATGCTTGAAACTCTCGAACAGCTTCCCGGCACCCTGGACCAAATGATCCATCGAAACCATTTGGATCAAAACCGTTAACATATAACGAATACTGGAGAATATAAATAAATTTCGTTAGTGTGCTTCCCTGTGATAAAGTTGGGAGAAGAGCTGTTGTCGAAGGACCAAAGGTACCATTTGGTTCAGGAATACCTTCTTCAATTTGCAAGGCATAAATGAGTGCTTTATTTGTAGTTCTATAATATCGGCCGTCACAAGCGATTAAACCGATGACGTTGGAATAATTTTTGTTTAGATTCTGTTGAATAATGCGAACCTTTGGATCACCAACGTTGACAAATGCATCCATATTTAAAAGTGCTTTAAAGTACATTGGGGTTGCAATACCATTTGCACTCGGCATACCAGCGTGCGTCTGAAATGTGGTAATGGCAGCTTTAGTGTTGTTCCCGTACGTTCCAGTAATACCAGTTGGATTATATCCCTTGCAGTAAAGGGCACCTTGAAGGATCTTAATGATATTCTTTGTTTGAGCGTTAGTAGAATCCGATGCTGTCGAAAGTGTTGGACAGAGATTTATAGTTGTCGGTCCAAAAGTACCGTTAGGCGATGGAATGCCGAGCTCGATTTGCAGCCCTATTGTAAGAGCTGTAATCGTTGGCCAACCTGTTTTTCCGTTTTCTTCAATTTGAGAGTAGTGGGGATTATTTGCATAGGTTTCATTTACCCATTCTTGAACTGTAAGCACCATTTGATCCATATTATCAGCCTCTTTTCCTTTGAATTGCTTATGGGCTTCTCCATTCATATACTGAACTTGTAGCCACTGATAATACATGTCGTAACAGTTCATTTAATTGTGACTGCAGACAAACTAGAAGATTAATTTTCGGACACTGCTTCAAAGAATATGCTTCTTTAGTTCATTAATTGGCCGGTCATATTTTTTGAAACGCGCAACATCTGCCTATTTACAATCGTCCAATAATATACAAGTATTCCGAATATAAGGAGTGATAAATTGAAAATACCCCAAATTGTTGCTGGAGTTTTAGTACTTGTCTTAGTTGCCGGGGGTTCAGCATACGCAGCCGCTGAATACACGAAGGTGAGTGAAAGGGGGGGGACTAAGGGAGCAATGCCAAGGGATACGGCAGCCGCTTTGTCATCCGAAGTATCGTCTGTTCCAAGGACTACACTTACTGAATCAGAGTACGTCGAGTACAACCCACTAACTGAAAAGGAAGAAACGAAGAAGGGATACGTCTTTAAGACCAATGATTCGGGCATATCCAAACGTATGGACACCGATGTCTTGCGATTTGTTGAGAACCGTCGAACAGAAACCGAGGCCCTTCTTACACACTCGTATAAAGTGATTGACGCCTATATTCTTGGAACCGCTGAGACGCAAGGCTTGGGTGATTTCGCGCTTGACCCGTTTGAAGTTGAACAGCTGCTAAATGACGACTGGGAACAGTTCAAAACGTTATATGCTGACGAACTTGAACGTGCAAAATCATTCGTCAAGGAAAGCGGTGAGATGAACAACATCCCATGGGGCAGAAAAAACGATGGCGGACTACTCAGTGTCGTTTTTAAAGTTGATACGGCATACGCTGGGGCGATTGATAACCTTTCTTGGTCTAATACGGAAGTCGACGACGAAATGGGTATTGACGAGGAAAAAGAGCATGCCACGATACGCGAATTTTCAGCAGATACTCGCTTCATTAAAGCGCGGGACATTCTGCAACGCTATGTTACTTACATGTTCGGGGATAAGATGACCATTGAGGGTGTAAAATCTGACGCTAGGCCAATTCCCGAAGAGAATTTGTCTATGCCAATGAAGACGCAAGTCATCGCTGATAAATAAAGATAACATGTAACGAATAAACATCAGCACGAAAACTAAGATTATGAAAAAATCCCCTGCTTTAAAAAAGTACACTCACTCAAGAAAAGTGAGATGGCTGTACCTTTTGGGATCACAAGGGATCACATGGTTTCACGATTCAAATAAAAAAAGCACTTTTTGTAAAACTTGACGCCTTGGGCAAACCCAAGGCGTCTTTCGCGATTCTTACCAGTCGCCGTAAACGGAGATCGTGTTTTTCGTAGAACCTTTGCTTAAACCGACTGGAACGAAACCATGGTAGTCTGTATTGCTGGTCGCACCCCAAATGGATTGCCATGTACCAGTAGCCGTAGTACGATAATAACGAATCAACAACCAATCCGGGTTAGACGACCCTGAATCCCCCGCTTCCGAGTCACGCATAGCAACTTGACCACCTGCAGGAATAGAGATTCCCATCGAAGAAGCGTTAGGTTTATAAATCGTTGTCGCATGGCGAACATTAAAGATGTCATGAGCCATGTTTTTACTGCTACTATAGTCGTACAACGTCGCGGTTGAGCTCGGATGAAGCCCGTATGCACTTTGCAAGTTGCTGAAACCCGTCATTAACATGTACCCTTTTACAACTTGGCCAGCGGAATTCCGGAACTTAATTACCGCGTATCCTGGACTCGTGTCAGCCTTGTCATAACACCAAACCTCATTGTCGTAAATTGTACCTATTTGCGTATAATGGTCGGTGTCTTCCACCGCAACATTAAACCCCGATTTGTTAACATTAATTTTACCCATTTCAATTCCCCCTACCAAGTTAGCTTAAGTCAGCGCCGACTCTATACTTGACTATGTCGTCACAGAATCGATCTGCGTGACGCGCAGAGGGAAAATGTTTTTAATGGGAAGCCCTATACTGGTTCCATTCATACACATATCAATAAATAACAAC from Paenibacillus sp. FSL H8-0548 encodes the following:
- a CDS encoding DeoR/GlpR family DNA-binding transcription regulator; the encoded protein is MLAAERKHRILEYVRKHNTATVSTLSKEFKVHEATIRRDLSEIEQEGVLRRTHGGVVMEEWTNGEPTFNERSQQSTDEKMRIGRMAASLVQDGDHIIIDSGTTTLHIARNLVNHSNLTVVTNDINVASELRDAPGVKVILTGGELYPSSYMVNGMLTDYALKSLHVVKAFIGTPALHPQHGLMHPEAQLVPTKQGMIHAAREIIVVTDHRKLGKLSLHTVAPTRAIHTLITGIEASEEDIDSYKASGMTVYVV
- a CDS encoding sn-glycerol-1-phosphate dehydrogenase; the protein is MHYGQVIMQMIEQMEPKVKQNIGIDTILIEAGALTKLPQYLEDKQYERVQVVVDAHTYEAAGKRVEALLEKGFIQINTTFITPNAIGDVIADEASIVQLLLDIQQHRPQIVIAVGGGTLHDIVRYAAYTSSLPFLSVPTAPSVDGFNSKGAPIIIRGYKKTIISIGPNAIFADLDVLTRAPQPMVAAGFGDMIGKYTSLFDWRFGSLTNNEPFLQKSESITQQALNRCVQHVSLIAKRDEEGIASLTSALIESGVAMLIFGKSHPASGAEHHLSHFWEMEYIELGKKQLLHGAKVGVACIQISKLYRQLKEEQFGKRAKVRESITRNWHEIITRIEQIPTEAELTSLLSMVGGPTGMNELGVSEDLFMRSLQGAHLIRPERYTLLHAWNTSNEW
- a CDS encoding BhlA/UviB family holin-like peptide, yielding MEQQIFEIVTKQGIWAILFISLYYYQLKESKRREQESIERERKVLDFISDIAMQFEGLVKQYEKLSEDVQDIRMELSNQNKTYTSKST
- a CDS encoding glycoside hydrolase domain-containing protein, which produces MSTGDKTRKGTALDCVTTITSARAQTLASNGYTTVGRYIIGDWKKIKPGELDTIFGAGMKVYPIYQSSGNNLNYFNPTQGAKDAKGALIAANSYGFPSGSLIYFAVDFDALDGEVTSNIIPYFRALYNKMNALGGRYRVGIYGPRNVCSRVASAGYSFSSFVCNMSTGFSGNLGYPLPKDWAFDQISTITIGSGDGLIEIDNNIQSGKNPGVSFVVPPIDLTTLDDELFKVQYSTTLETQLVDLADSHMGTIQKAKAVRSRENAVAKLFEYDTLITQLSQTYSIRKAMIQAVLYRELCFEGAEDTVVDSLVVSYYSYKLSLESWENLPLALKLITPAPTFPIGARDDCSTGHGQIFASTAIDSNNYAVQNGIISGQLYDATDWKDQWHVWNLLNTDQDYNISTCALVIIRAANQVSLDQIFYEYDATNIKKVLARYNGTGDEAAVYGDETYEYYLAFEHFNKLIREQ
- a CDS encoding IS3 family transposase — encoded protein: MAIAQKYIELGHPTSRVLRILEVERSTYYAHVNKGKQESKTIHRSGRPAPGYSYTTDGKLISDEQICERIMELLADEYTSNYGYRKLTKILRRDHHLVINKKKVYRLCKEMKVLRPQRKLKVKYPKILANNRLITGSNQLWETDIKYGWVEGEQRFFFLLSIIDVFDRAIVTYHHGLSCEAKDLVQITQEALMKRQLFDKVDKPVIRSDNGPQFISHRFAEACEQFGITHERIPPKTPNKNAHIESYHAILELECYRRHEFESYQHAYDVVSRFIYNYNHNRIHGSIYDMSPYEYMEAVAQGIVKPKAIKV
- a CDS encoding transposase; translation: MKKKQFDLHFKKTVVAKGKEIGNMTAVARQHELDPKMVLRWARELDRKDLDQLDGGTIKQAKFVPTAEDYAQLEKENEKLKKLFAEQALERDILKDLLKKTNPHLRIK
- a CDS encoding peptidoglycan-binding protein, which gives rise to MDQMVLTVQEWVNETYANNPHYSQIEENGKTGWPTITALTIGLQIELGIPSPNGTFGPTTINLCPTLSTASDSTNAQTKNIIKILQGALYCKGYNPTGITGTYGNNTKAAITTFQTHAGMPSANGIATPMYFKALLNMDAFVNVGDPKVRIIQQNLNKNYSNVIGLIACDGRYYRTTNKALIYALQIEEGIPEPNGTFGPSTTALLPTLSQGSTLTKFIYILQYSLYVNGFDPNGFDGSFGPGCREAVREFQAFSI